Proteins co-encoded in one Chrysemys picta bellii isolate R12L10 chromosome 13, ASM1138683v2, whole genome shotgun sequence genomic window:
- the RBM12 gene encoding RNA-binding protein 12, giving the protein MAVVIRLQGLPIVAGTMDIRHFFSGLTIPDGGVHIVGGELGEAFIVFATDEDARLGMMRTGGTIKGSKVTLLLSSKTEMQNMIELSRRRFETANLDMPPANASRSGPPPSSGMSGRVNLPTTVPNFNNPSPSVVTAATSVHESNKNIPTFSTASMGTAPPNLGATFGSPTFSSTIPSTASPMNTVPPPPIPPIPSMPSLPPMPSIPPIPVPPPVPTLPPVPPVPPIPPVPPVPPMTPMPPMSGMPPMNPPPIAPLPTGMNGSGTAMSMNSGLNPLFMGPMNPVNPIQMNSQSGVKPHSINPDDLYVSVHGMPFSATESDVKDFFHGLRVDAVHMLKDHLGRNNGNGLVKFFSPQDTFEALKRNRMLMIQRYVEVSPATERQWVSAGGHITFKQTMGPTGQTHPPQTLSRSKSPSGQKRSRSRSPHEQGFCVYLKGLPFESENKHVIDFFKKLDIVEDSIYIAYGPNGKAIGEGFVEFRNEADYKAALCHHKQYIGNRFIQVHPITKKGMLEKIDMIRKRLQNFSYDQREVMMNTEGETGPPKLCAHISNIPYNITKMEILQFLEGLSVEENSVQILVDNNGQGLGQALVQFKTEDDARKSERLHRKKLNGRDVILRVITLEEMREIERNPPSQGKKLLKMPMQGNAAMPGVQNAGGDEHSFMGGNSKDANNGPPFNFPSNFSGSNTFGPPLPPPGMGGFGDSRPGMPSVGSSGLPGAGIDVPGFGSGPSNLSGPSGFGGGPQNFGNGPGNLGGPPSFGSGPPGIAGGLGHLSGPPGFGPGPGNLHISGPPGFGTGSGKPGPTVIKVQNMPFTVSVDEILDFFYGYQVIPGSVCLKYNEKGMPTGEAMVAFESRDEAMAAVVDLNDRPIGSRKVKLVLG; this is encoded by the coding sequence ATGGCTGTGGTCATCCGCTTGCAAGGTCTCCCGATTGTGGCGGGGACCATGGACATTCGCCACTTCTTCTCTGGATTGACCATTCCTGATGGGGGCGTGCATATTGTAGGGGGTGAACTGGGTGAGGCTTTCATCGTTTTTGCCACTGATGAAGATGCAAGGCTTGGTATGATGCGCACAGGTGGTACCATTAAAGGGTCAAAAGTAACGCTGTTGCTGAGCAGTAAAActgaaatgcaaaacatgatAGAACTTAGTCGTAGGCGTTTTGAAACTGCCAATTTAGACATGCCACCAGCAAACGCTAGCAGGTCTGGACCACCGCCTAGTTCTGGAATGAGTGGTAGGGTAAACTTACCTACTACAGTACCTAATTTTAACAATCCTTCTCCTAGTGTAGTAACTGCAGCTACTTCTGTGCATGAAAGCAACAAAAACATACCCACGTTCTCAACTGCCAGTATGGGAACTGCACCTCCAAATCTTGGAGCTACCTTTGGTAGCCCAACATTTAGCTCAACTATACCTAGCACAGCATCCCCTATGAACACAGTACCACCCCCACCAATTCCTCCTATCCCATCTATGCCATCTTTGCCACCAATGCCTTCTATTCCCCCCATACCTGTCCCGCCTCCTGTACCTACGCTGCCCCCTGTTCCCCCTGTACCACCAATACCCCCTGTTCCTCCTGTACCACCAATGACACCTATGCCTCCTATGTCAGGAATGCCTCCTATGAATCCTCCACCTATAGCACCTTTACCTACTGGAATGAATGGGTCTGGAACAGCAATGAGTATGAACAGTGGCTTGAATCCATTGTTTATGGGTCCTATGAATCCTGTAAATCCTATTCAGATGAATTCTCAAAGTGGTGTGAAACCCCATTCTATCAACCCAGATGACTTGTATGTCAGTGTTCATGGAATGCCCTTTTCTGCAACAGAATCTGATGTGAAAGACTTTTTCCATGGACTCCGTGTGGATGCAGTACATATGCTGAAGGATCACTTAGGCCGAAATAATGGAAATGGACTAGTTAAGTTTTTCTCTCCTCAAGATACTTTTGAAGCACTGAAGAGAAACAGAATGCTGATGATTCAGCGCTATGTTGAAGTTAGTCCTGCAACAGAGAGACAGTGGGTGTCTGCTGGAGGCCATATAACTTTCAAGCAAACCATGGGTCCTACTGGACAAACCCATCCTCCGCAGACACTTTCTAGGTCCAAATCTCCTAGTGGACAGAAAAGGTCACGGTCAAGATCTCCTCATGAGCAGGGTTTCTGTGTTTATTTGAAAGGTCTTCCCTTTGAATCAGAGAACAAACATGTGatagatttctttaaaaagttagATATTGTTGAAGACAGTATTTATATAGCTTATGGACCCAATGGGAAAGCAATTGGTGAAGGCTTTGTTGAGTTCAGGAATGAAGCTGACTACAAGGCAGCTTTGTGTCATCATAAACAGTACATAGGGAACCGTTTTATTCAAGTTCATCCCATAACCAAAAAGGGTATGTTAGAAAAGATAGACATGATTCGGAAAAGATTGCAGAATTTCAGCTATGATCAGAGAGAGGTCATGATGAATACTGAGGGAGAAACAGGCCCGCCAAAGTTGTGTGCACATATATCAAATATTCCATACAATATTACAAAAATGGAAATCCTTCAGTTTCTAGAGGGACTGTCAGTGGAAGAAAACTCTGTACAAATTCTTGTTGATAACAACGGGCAAGGTTTAGGACAAGCACTGGTTCAGTTCAAAACAGAAGATGATGCTCGTAAGTCAGAGCGCCTCCACCGTAAAAAGCTGAATGGAAGAGATGTTATTTTACGTGTAATCACCCTAGAAGAAATGAGAGAAATTGAGAGAAATCCACCATCCCAAGGGAAAAAGTTGCTGAAAATGCCAATGCAAGGGAATGCGGCAATGCCAGGAGTGCAAAATGCTGGTGGGGATGAGCATTCCTTTATGGGTGGTAACTCAAAAGATGCAAATAATGGCCCTCCATTTAATTTTCCCAGTAATTTTAGTGGGTCTAACACATTTGGTCCCCCTCTTCCACCGCCAGGAATGGGTGGCTTTGGTGATTCTAGACCAGGAATGCCTTCAGTTGGAAGTAGTGGTTTACCTGGTGCTGGTATTGATGTCCCAGGTTTTGGGAGTGGTCCTAGTAATCTGAGTGGACCATCAGGTTTTGGAGGGGGACCTCAAAACTTTGGGAATGGGCCTGGTAATTTAGGTGGGCCTCCTAGCTTTGGTAGTGGCCCTCCTGGTATTGCAGGTGGTCTTGGACATTTAAGTGGACCTCCAGGGTTTGGACCTGGACCAGGAAACTTACATATTAGTGGACCCCCTGGTTTTGGAACAGGTTCTGGAAAGCCAGGCCCAACTGTCATTAAAGTGCAAAACATGCCTTTTACGGTATCAGTGGATGAAATTTTGGATTTCTTTTATGGTTACCAAGTGATCCCAGGTTCCGTGTGTTTAAAATACAATGAAAAGGGTATGCCCACAGGAGAAGCAATGGTTGCATTTGAGTCTCGTGATGAAGCAATGGCAGCTGTTGTTGATCTAAATGACAGACCTATAGGTTCGAGAAAAGTCAAACTTGTTTTAGGGTAG